In a single window of the Debaryomyces hansenii CBS767 chromosome A complete sequence genome:
- a CDS encoding DEHA2A07656p (highly similar to uniprot|P52871 Saccharomyces cerevisiae YER019C-A SBH2 Ssh1p-Sss1p-Sbh2p complex component, involved in protein translocation into the endoplasmic reticulum; homologous to Sbh1p) encodes MSSSSAQAPGGLRSAAKRRIAADKKAQSSNAMPLSTRSAGAGGSSATMMKLFTDEAQGLRVDPLVVLFLAVGFIFSVIILHVFAKITGKFSS; translated from the exons atg TCGTCATCATCAGCTCAAGCCCCAGGGGGATTAAGAAGCGCAGccaaaagaagaattgcaGCAGATAAAAAGGCACAATCCAGCAATGCTATGCCATTATCAACTAGATCAGCCGGAGCCGGAGGATCATCTGCCACcatgatgaaattgttcaCCGACGAAGCTCAAGGTTTAAGAGTTGACCCATTGGTTGTGTTATTCTTGGCCGTTGGGTTTATTTTCTCTGTGATTATCTTACATGTTTTTGCTAAGATTACTGGTAAATTTTCGTCTTAG
- a CDS encoding DEHA2A07634p (similar to CA1071|IPF16624 Candida albicans IPF16624), with protein sequence MDLRNLSSTPNQLDSVMQRRPSLSSLSSASGYASSNYGGNTTPQISKQRMSQARNFGNGNSNSSTNLQSAWLNQGQISSVSGQPSNQPSNQHVVNTVGPWVEQQQAQQQAGVASLSGLDSKVIPPNLNDKNSSSINDNDNDNEVKQNAANDNNDDDDDDIDDDDELIPTAIVIKNIPFAIKKEQLLDVMTKLNLPLPYAFNYHFDNGVFRGLAFANFTSTDETSSVVGLLNGREIGGRKLRVEYKKMLPAQERERIEREKREKRGQLEEQHRSTSNASLASLLSAASTTAATKNLSVNGTSNNQTERLFITFPSASGNLPLPPSELNLNDPEILELYSQLILFRDDMAKSIFELAFPSSLGIAHRKILSILCSYLNLLELYDNGLIIIRRKQGQPAHLTQQSSAPQHSSSMMNLNQLPGIVSNPPNGVTPAAHPELLRSQSQSALQMPRLRQQSSTPIQQNFPQYQQQPQGQQQSQLSHPQASGSQSQAQPPHQSQSQQQSQRPLYSSNISQVQPYNMFQQPPAGHGQSQQVATPSMGSSSAAALLRSSNNRSYVDVRSTPPLSTTFSQPPQSGNESPTPQHYHFANSNSNNQISQPTTPLANPDINSRFAPFGQHAHLTGSFSSLHNSTNNASSQGPPNPQASQTNEEFADPEVFANKFNSINLSGNYENSNMSNSGIWGPK encoded by the coding sequence ATGGATTTGAGAAATCTCTCGAGTACGCCGAACCAGTTGGATTCGGTCATGCAGCGTCGTCCATCGTTGTCGTCGTTGTCGTCGGCATCGGGGTATGCGTCGTCAAACTACGGTGGAAATACCACACCGCAAATCAGCAAACAGAGGATGTCACAGGCCAGGAACTTTGGTAACGGGAACAGCAACTCGAGCACGAATTTGCAATCAGCATGGTTGAACCAGGGACAGATATCCTCGGTTTCAGGCCAGCCTCTGAATCAGCCTCTGAATCAGCATGTTGTTAACACAGTTGGACCGTGGGTTGAGCAACAACAGGCACAACAGCAAGCGGGAGTTGCGTCCTTAAGCGGACTTGATAGCAAAGTTATCCCACCGAATTTGAATGACAAGAATTCGAGCAgtattaatgataatgataatgataatgaagttaAACAAAACGCagctaatgataataacgatgatgatgatgatgacattgatgatgatgatgaattgattCCAACAGCTATcgttattaaaaatatccCGTTTGCGATCAAGAAGGAACAATTACTAGATGTTATGACTAAGTTGAACTTGCCGTTGCCATATGCTTTCaattatcattttgataatggtgTTTTCAGAGGTTTAGCGTTTGCTAATTTTACTCTGACAGATGAAACTTCTTCAGTAGTTGGCCTTTTGAACGGTAGAGAAATTGGTGGTAGAAAGTTGCGTGTTGAGTATAAGAAAATGTTACCTGCGCAAGAAAGAGAGAGAATAGAACGTGAGAAGAGGGAGAAAAGAGGACAATTAGAAGAGCAACATCGTTCGACATCCAATGCGTCTTTAGCTTCATTGTTATCCGCAGCATCAACCACTGCAGCTACTAAGAACTTGAGTGTTAATGGAACGTCTAATAATCAAACTGAGagattatttattactttTCCTAGTGCTAGTGGTAACTTACCATTACCACCTTCAGAGTTGAACCTTAACGACCCGGAAATCCTAGAATTATATTCTCAGTTGATTCTTTTCCGTGATGATATGGCTAAGTCTATCTTTGAATTAGCATTTCCGTCATCTTTGGGCATCGCCCATAGAAAGATATTGTCTATCTTATGTTCATACTTGAACTTATTAGAGCTTTATGATAATGgattgattattattagaagaaagCAAGGTCAACCTGCTCACTTAACTCAACAATCGTCTGCACCTCAGCACTCTTCGTcgatgatgaatttaaaCCAATTACCAGGAATTGTGTCCAATCCTCCAAATGGAGTGACTCCTGCGGCCCATCCTGAATTGTTAAGATCTCAGTCTCAATCTGCTTTACAGATGCCAAGGTTAAGACAACAATCATCTACTCCAATTCAACAGAATTTTCCCcaatatcaacaacaaccaCAAGGGCAACAACAATCTCAACTCTCTCACCCGCAAGCAAGTGGTTCCCAATCACAAGCTCAGCCACCTCATCAATCTCAGTCGCAACAACAATCACAGAGACctttatattcatcaaaCATTTCTCAAGTTCAACCTTATAATATGTTTCAACAGCCTCCTGCAGGTCATGGTCAAAGTCAGCAAGTTGCAACACCATCTATGGGCTCATCGAGTGCTGCAGCTTTATTAAGATCTTCCAATAACAGATCTTATGTTGATGTTAGGTCAACACCACCTTTATCTACGACGTTTTCTCAACCACCGCAATCCGGTAATGAATCACCTACTCCACAGCATTATCATTTTGCCAATAGTAactcaaataatcaaatcagTCAGCCAACAACCCCATTGGCTAACCCAGACATCAACTCAAGATTTGCTCCATTTGGCCAACATGCTCACTTGACCGGAAGTTTTTCATCATTGCACAACTCCACCAATAATGCTTCATCACAAGGTCCCCCAAATCCTCAAGCATCTCAaacaaatgaagaattcGCTGATCCAGAGGTATTTGCCAATAAATTCAACTCCATCAATTTGTCCGGTAATTACGAAAATTCAAACATGTCCAATTCCGGCATTTGGGGTCCAAAATAA
- a CDS encoding DEHA2A07612p (weakly similar to uniprot|P39966 Saccharomyces cerevisiae YER089C PTC2 Type 2C protein phosphatase), translated as MGQILSQPVTEKISEHGIDKHLAYGISCMQGWRVNMEDAHATILNLYDLKNEGKGAVSDKAQDNSSSGKSGTDNDTTEEHTSFFGVYDGHGGEKVAIFTGQHLHEIIKSTKAFQEKDYVNAFKEGFLNCDQAILNDDEMKEDDSGCAAVSVIITPRQVICGNAGDSRSIMSINGFAKALSYDHKPSNEGEKSRICSAGGYVDMGRVNGNLALSRGIGDFEFKKNIDLPPEEQTVTCYPDVIQHNLDFTKDEFVVLACDGIWDCLSSQQCIECVSRGLYERKPLQDICEEIMELCCAPTSDGSGIGCDNMSMSIVALLDESRNESLDQWYDRVIKRIELSQSEDEESQFYGNISGEYNDMYKQMYGEYFEIGQQSQNSNTKSAGNNSSYYSMFGGLPGLRNGPGLNQNEDEEENELSNEPTEEIQEDGTAADLAGNGAISLQKLLASNAITNENGVIYLDTSSAQSLLAHFGMSGEDDEYEGNDVHDKHIEEEEVEEDDDQESKSKIEEEPQDDEE; from the coding sequence atggGTCAAATACTTTCACAACCAGTTACTGAAAAAATATCGGAACATGGTATCGACAAACATTTAGCATACGGTATATCGTGTATGCAAGGATGGAGAGTAAATATGGAAGATGCACACGCTACGATATTGAACTTGTAtgacttgaaaaatgaGGGAAAAGGAGCAGTTTCAGACAAGGCACAagataattcatcttctggTAAGAGTGGTACCGACAATGACACGACTGAAGAACATACTTCGTTTTTCGGTGTCTACGATGGGCACGGGGGTGAAAAGGTAGCTATTTTTACGGGACAGCATTTGCATGAGATAATCAAGTCGACAAAGGCATTCCAAGAGAAAGATTACGTCAATGCATTCAAAGAAGGTTTTTTAAATTGTGACCAAGCTATtttaaatgatgatgaaatgaaAGAAGACGACAGTGGATGTGCTGCTGTTTCTGTTATCATTACACCAAGACAAGTCATATGTGGTAATGCCGGTGATTCGCGAAGTATTATGTCGATTAATGGGTTTGCTAAGGCATTGTCTTATGATCATAAGCCATCTAACGAAGGTGAGAAGAGCCGTATTTGTTCGGCTGGTGGTTATGTTGACATGGGTAGAGTCAATGGTAACTTAGCTTTATCGCGTGGTATTggtgattttgaatttaagaagaatattgatttacCACCTGAAGAACAGACAGTCACATGTTACCCAGATGTTATACAGCACAACTTGGATTTCACTAAGGATGAGTTCGTCGTGTTAGCATGTGACGGTATTTGGGATTGTCTTTCGTCTCAACAGTGTATTGAATGTGTTAGTAGAGGCCTTTATGAACGTAAACCTTTGCAAGATATTTGTGAAGAGATCATGGAATTATGTTGTGCACCAACAAGTGATGGTTCTGGTATCGGATGTGATAATATGTCTATGTCTATTGTTgctttattagatgaatcAAGGAATGAATCATTGGACCAATGGTATGACAGGGTCATCAAGAGAATTGAACTTTCTCAATcggaagatgaagaaagtCAATTCTATGGTAATATCTCTGGTGAATACAATGATATGTATAAGCAAATGTATggtgaatattttgaaattggtcAACAATCCCAGAATTCTAACACCAAGAGTGCTGGCAACAATTCAAGTTACTACTCTATGTTTGGCGGATTGCCAGGTTTACGTAATGGCCCAGGACTCAACCAaaatgaagacgaagaagagaatgaaCTTTCTAACGAGCCTACTGAAGAAATTCAGGAAGACGGCACTGCGGCTGACTTGGCTGGTAACGGAGCTATCTCCTTGCAGAAATTATTGGCCAGTAATGCGATTACGAACGAAAATGGTGTTATCTATTTAGACACATCTTCTGCGCAATCACTTTTAGCCCATTTTGGTATGTCTGGTGAAGACGATGAATACGAAGGAAATGATGTTCACGACAAACATATTGAGGAGGAAGAAGTCGAGGAGGACGATGATCAAGAGTCTAAATCCAAGATCGAAGAGGAGCCacaagatgatgaagaataa
- a CDS encoding DEHA2A07678p (similar to uniprot|P39965 Saccharomyces cerevisiae YER087W Probable Prolyl-tRNA synthetase): MIGIRAGRYRHLCVRFTHTSTVPKLYLNNVELSGNDLTGIPTHELFTKFGFINHPKPGLVHWLPVGLAISQNVSRVIHRRMRECNAEEINLSLLSSSQLWQETGRWDNSELFKLKDSSKNDFCLVATCEEEITKLIGANLNSYKNLPLLYYQINEKFRDEKRPRSGLLRGREFLMKDAYSFDLNEEAAMKTYNKVVDAYYKIFQDLRIPFVKADADTGEIGGTLSHEWHYLHKVGEDTLFTCDECGNSSNIEKALSYPEDVDDSVDASVQYFMTKDKSTLVCAYYPTDRTIEASFVKEEVPDLDLNETNQDSILKEFSDEDTLISKKIIRMMDSRLNSRSNFPDFPIKFINRSLITTLTDIPIVTAVEDEICAKCEEGHLKLHRAIEVGHTFYLGDKYSKPLKCEVEVPNQDGSQQLTNVLMGCYGIGISRIIAAIGEINKDSTGFRWPSVIAPWNVTVVQSPKFDDSKGIKVYNLLNAASISYRLDDRSKIGLGKKIKQSHMVGIPLTVILGNQFPLVEVEIRGRRYTDDLSWKRLYESRDFEWEVVTDADGNDIKHLVHIDGVARAINSLLIDM, translated from the coding sequence TACCTACGCATGAATTATTCACCaaatttggatttataAATCATCCGAAACCCGGGCTTGTTCACTGGTTGCCCGTAGGTCTAGCAATATCACAGAATGTTTCACGAGTGATACATCGTCGTATGCGAGAATGTAATGCTGAggaaataaatttatctttattgTCTAGTTCACAATTATGGCAGGAAACAGGTAGATGGGATAATAGTGAACTTTTTAAGCTAAAGGACTCTTCGAAAAATGACTTTTGTCTTGTGGCCACAtgtgaagaagaaataaccAAGTTAATTGGTGCTAATTTAAACTCGTACAAGAACTTGCCATTATTGTATTATCAGATCAATGAGAAATTTAGAGATGAGAAAAGACCAAGGAGTGGTTTATTAAGAGGGAGAGAGTTCTTAATGAAAGATGCAtattcatttgatttaaaCGAAGAAGCGGCTATGAAAACTTATAATAAAGTTGTTGATGCTTActataaaatatttcaagatttaAGAATTCCATTTGTCAAGGCAGATGCAGACACAGGGGAAATTGGAGGCACATTATCCCATGAATGGCACTATTTACACAAGGTTGGAGAGGATACTCTATTCACATGCGACGAGTGTGGTAATAGTTCGAATATTGAGAAGGCGTTGTCGTATCCTGAAGATGTTGATGATTCTGTTGATGCTTCGGTACAGTATTTCATGACTAAAGACAAAAGTACCTTAGTATGTGCATACTATCCCACTGATAGAACTATAGAAGCAAGCTTTGTTAAGGAAGAAGTTCCGGATTTGGATTTAAATGAGACAAATCAagattcaattttgaaagagTTTTCCGACGAGGACACATTAATATCTAAGAAGATCATTCGGATGATGGACTCTAGGCTAAATCTGAGATCCAACTTCCCAGACTTTCCaatcaaattcataaatAGGTCGTTGATCACCACTTTAACAGACATTCCTATTGTCACTGCTGTCGAAGACGAAATATGCGCCAAATGTGAAGAGGGGCATTTGAAATTACACAGAGCAATTGAGGTAGGGCATACCTTTTACTTGGGGGATAAATATTCGAAGCCATTGAAGTGTGAAGTTGAAGTTCCAAATCAAGATGGTAGTCAGCAATTAACCAACGTACTTATGGGATGCTACGGTATCGGAATCAGTAGGATAATTGCGGCTATAGGTGAGATCAACAAAGATTCAACTGGGTTCAGATGGCCATCAGTTATTGCACCGTGGAATGTGACTGTCGTACAGAGTCctaaatttgatgattcCAAAGGCATTAAGGtgtataatttattaaacgCCGCCTCTATTTCCTATAGACTTGACGATAGGTCCAAGATAGGCTTaggaaagaaaataaaacaatcaCACATGGTTGGGATTCCATTGACGGTCATACTTGGGAACCAATTCCCTCTCGTCGAAGTCGAAATCAGAGGTCGCAGATATACCGACGACTTACTGTGGAAACGTCTCTACGAATCCAGGGACTTCGAATGGGAAGTAGTGACCGATGCAGACGGAAATGATATCAAGCACTTGGTGCACATCGACGGCGTGGCTAGAGCTATCAACTCGTTATTAATAGATATGTAG